In bacterium, the DNA window CTTACCTCGCCGCGAAGTGTGCCACATGGCTACGAAAAAAACGAGACGGACCGAATCATGGTCAAAGAAGACAGGATAAGAGATTATTCTTGCGTCTGTTCCAATTCAATTAATAAGAAGAACTGCAGGGGGCAAGAATATAACCAAAACCTAGGAGGACCTATGAGATCCCCAAGAATGTTTTACTTAGTGGCGTTCCTCGCTCTTCTGGCGGTTCCGGCCGGGGCCGCGGCACCGGTGTGCGGTGACGGCAACAATCAGGGCACGGAGGATTGCGACGACGGCAACCTGATCGACGGCGATGGATGCAGCGCCGCTTGCACCATCGAGACGGGCTGGGACTGCGACAAGGCGGATCCCAGCAACTGCGACCCGATCTGCGGCGATGCGACCGTGATCGGCACCGAGCAGTGCGACGACGGCAATACGGTCGACGGCGATTGCTGCAGCGCGACGTGCCAGTTCGAGGCCGCGGGCTCGCCCTGCGACGACGGGCTGATCTGTTCAACCTCCGACCAATGTGACGGCGCCGGGGTTTGCGCCGGCGCGGGTTCGACCTGCGGCGACGGAGTTCTCGATGACGTGAGTTGCGGCGAGGAGTGCGACGACAACAACACGACCGACGGCGACGGATGCAGCAGCATCTGCGTCATAGAGATCTGCGGCGACGGCTCCGTGAACAACAGCGGCGCAGAAGAATGCGACGACGGGAACACAACCGGCGACGATGGCTGTGACGCCACCTGCCAGTTGGAGTGCGGCAACGGCGCGATCAATGGCGCCGAGGAGTGCGACGACGGCAACGCGTCCGACAACGACGGCTGCGATTCGGTCTGCCAGTTGGAGTGCGGCAACGGCGCGATCGACGGGGTCGAGGAATGCGACGACGGGAATACCACCGGCGGCGACGGCTGCTCGGCGGATTGCAAGAATGAAAACGCTCCCGCCTGCGGCGACGGTATCCTGCAGGCCGGCGAAGACTGCGACGACGGGAATGTCACCGGCGGCGACGGCTGCTCGGCCACCTGCAAGAGCGAGGTAGCGGCCGTTTGCGGCGACGGAGCCATTGAGGGCACCGAGGAGTGCGACGACGGAGGAACGGTCGACGGCGACGGTTGCTCAAGCCTCTGCACGAACGAAGGCGCCCCCGCTTGCGGCGACAGCGTCCTCCAGGCGGGCGAGGAGTGCGATGACGGCAACGGGGATGACGGCGACGGCTGCTCCTCGGATTGCGTGATTGAGGCAGACGGCGGTGGCGGGGAAGACGGCGGCGGCGGCTGCAGCCTCATCCGCGAATAATCCATAACAACCGATCGGTCGAATGGTGTAGAAACGGGCGTCCGCCTCAGGCGGGCGCCCGTTTTTTATGAAGATCCTCGTCACCGGCGCGACCGGTTACATCGGCGGGCGTCTGGTCCCGCGCCTCTTGAAGCAAGGGCACGCCGTCCGGTGCCTGGCGCGGCGGCCGGAGGCCCTCTCGGGCAGGCCCTGGCCCGGCGCGGAGATCGTGGCCGGGGACGCCCTCGATCCCTCGACGCTCGCCGCGGCGCTCGCCGGGGTCGACGTGGCGTACTACCTGATCCATTCCATGACGGCGGGCGAGGAGGGGTTCGAGGACCGCGATCGGAAGGCCGCCCGCCATTTCGCCGACGCCGCGCGCGCCGCCGGCGTCAAGCGCATCATCTATCTCGGCGGTCTGGGCGTCCAAGGCGAGGCCCTCTCGCCGCACTTGAAGAGCCGCCAGGAGGTGGGGGAGATCCTGCGGTCGTCGGGCGTCCCCGTGACGGAATTCCGCGCCGCCATCATCGTCGGCTCCGGAAGCCTTTCCTTTGAAATGATCCGCGCCCTGGCCGAACGCCTGCCGGTGATGATCGGCCCCCAGTGGGTCATGAGCCGCTGCCAGCCGATCGCGATCCGGGACGTGCTGGCCTACCTCACGGCCGCCGCCGGGGAGCCTCGCGCGGCCGGGCGGGTCTTTGAGATCGGCGGGGCGGACGTCCTGACCTATCGGGACATGATGCTCGGCTACGCGAAGGTGAGGGGGCTTAAGAGGCGGCTCCTCCCCGTGCCCGTGCTGACGCCCCGCGTCTCCTCCTACTGGGTGGACCTGGTCACGCCCATTCCGGCGGCCCTCGCCCGCCCGCTCATCGAGGGGCTTAAGAACGACGTCGTCTGCGGCTCGCGGGAGGCCCTCGAAACCTTCGACATCCGTCCCATCGGCTACGAAGAGGCCGTCCGGCTCGCCCTGGAGCGGATCGAAGAAGGCGAGGTCGAGACCATTTGGTCGGGTTCCCAGTCCTCGTTGGAAGCGGTCCCCGCGCCGCCGCCGCTCCACCCGACGCTCCCTCACCTGGAAATGCGGGAGGGCATGATCCTGGAAAGACGCGAAACGGAGGTCGAGGCCCGGCCCGAGGCCGTCTTCCGGGTCTTTTCGGGGATCGGCGGAGAGCGCGGCTGGTTCTACATGGATTGGGTCTGGCGGCTGCGCGGATTTCTGGACCGTCTGGTGGGAGGCATCGGGATGCGGCGGGGACGCCGGAATCCGGACACCCTCAGGGCGGGGGACGCGCTCGACTTCTGGCGCGTGGAAGCGGTGCGCGAGAATCGCCTGCTTCGTCTCCGGGCCGAGATGAAGGTGCCCGGACGCGCCTGGCTTCAGTTCGAGGTGGTTCCGGAGTCGGGGTCCGAGGCCT includes these proteins:
- a CDS encoding DUF4215 domain-containing protein: MRSPRMFYLVAFLALLAVPAGAAAPVCGDGNNQGTEDCDDGNLIDGDGCSAACTIETGWDCDKADPSNCDPICGDATVIGTEQCDDGNTVDGDCCSATCQFEAAGSPCDDGLICSTSDQCDGAGVCAGAGSTCGDGVLDDVSCGEECDDNNTTDGDGCSSICVIEICGDGSVNNSGAEECDDGNTTGDDGCDATCQLECGNGAINGAEECDDGNASDNDGCDSVCQLECGNGAIDGVEECDDGNTTGGDGCSADCKNENAPACGDGILQAGEDCDDGNVTGGDGCSATCKSEVAAVCGDGAIEGTEECDDGGTVDGDGCSSLCTNEGAPACGDSVLQAGEECDDGNGDDGDGCSSDCVIEADGGGGEDGGGGCSLIRE
- a CDS encoding SDR family oxidoreductase produces the protein MKILVTGATGYIGGRLVPRLLKQGHAVRCLARRPEALSGRPWPGAEIVAGDALDPSTLAAALAGVDVAYYLIHSMTAGEEGFEDRDRKAARHFADAARAAGVKRIIYLGGLGVQGEALSPHLKSRQEVGEILRSSGVPVTEFRAAIIVGSGSLSFEMIRALAERLPVMIGPQWVMSRCQPIAIRDVLAYLTAAAGEPRAAGRVFEIGGADVLTYRDMMLGYAKVRGLKRRLLPVPVLTPRVSSYWVDLVTPIPAALARPLIEGLKNDVVCGSREALETFDIRPIGYEEAVRLALERIEEGEVETIWSGSQSSLEAVPAPPPLHPTLPHLEMREGMILERRETEVEARPEAVFRVFSGIGGERGWFYMDWVWRLRGFLDRLVGGIGMRRGRRNPDTLRAGDALDFWRVEAVRENRLLRLRAEMKVPGRAWLQFEVVPESGSEASVLSQTAYFEPKGLAGLLYWVVLYPFHRPIFSGLIREIKRRSEEASS